In the genome of Andrena cerasifolii isolate SP2316 chromosome 5, iyAndCera1_principal, whole genome shotgun sequence, one region contains:
- the LOC143368816 gene encoding death-associated inhibitor of apoptosis 1: MTGIIKHRELGSDQSFKPSANPHLVPPPPISPHVLSDEVDNIDYRFEAARLQSFENWPVRYIEPEKLAAAGFYYTGEDDKVRCFECHVEICQWVEGDNPMVDHQRWSARCRFIRKIHCGNVPIGVDPSTVLPPRPRSWDVCGPYGVEYRPTSGPDNHNFTTELQLPSTAKLSCLGLGRPKGSVHSEYASYDARLRTFETWPKFMPQTKQQLADAGFYYTGKGDQTLCYHCGGGLKDWEPEDDPWEQHAKWFSKCYYLLMVKGQDYVNKITGQHISPPSKEETMQMNLPSFIKKVEPVAMETEGKEEAECNPGPSSESKRSNNSGLENAIGSNAASIKGRTEDVTNTGTQLNKPIDDARMCKICYNGELGVVFLPCGHIVACVKCAPGMTTCAVCREPVTMTVRAFFS; the protein is encoded by the exons ATGACTGGTATCATTAAACACAGAGAGCTGGGAAGCGATCAAAGTTTTAAGCCTTCAGCAAATCCACATTTGGTACCACCACCGCCTATATCACCTCACGTATTGAGCGACGAAGTGGATAATATCGACTATCGCTTCGAAGCAGCTAGACTACAGAGCTTTGAAAATTGGCCCGTACGGTATATCGAACCTGAAAAACTTGCAGCGGCTGGATTCTATTACACTGGTGAAGATGACAAAGTGAGATGTTTTGAATGTCACGTAGAGATATGTCAATGGGTAGAAGGCGATAACCCTATGGTTGACCATCAACGTTGGTCAGCCAGGTGTAGATTTATTCGCAAAATACATTGCGGTAATGTGCCAATAGGGGTTGATCCTAGTACCGTTCTACCGCCCAGGCCGAGAAGCTGGGATGTATGTGGACCTTACGGCGTCGAGTATCGGCCCACTTCTGGTCCTGACAATCATAATTTCACCACAGAATTACAATTACCGAGCACAGCAAAATTGAGCTGTTTAGGACTGGGAAGGCCCAAAGGATCAGTACATTCTGAGTATGCCAGTTATGACGCCAGGCTACGTACATTCGAAACATGGCCAAAGTTTATGCCACAAACGAAACAACAGTTAGCTGACGCAGGCTTTTATTATACTGGAAAAGGTGATCAGACGTTATGCTATCATTGTGGAGGGGGTTTAAAAGATTGGGAACCAGAGGATGATCCTTGGGAACAGCACGCGAAATGGTTCTCTAAATGCTACTATCTACTAATGGTTAAGGGTCAAGATTATGTTAATAAAATAACGGGTCAGCACATATCGCCGCCGTCTAAAGAA GAAACAATGCAAATGAATTTACCTAGTTTCATTAAAAAAGTTGAACCTGTTGCGATGGAAACGGAAGGGAAGGAAGAAGCGGAATGTAACCCTGGTCCAAGTTCTGAAAGTAAAAGGTCTAACAATAGTGGGTTAGAGAACGCGATTGGAAGTAACGCAGCATCCATAAAAGGGAGGACGGAAGATGTAACAAATACAGGGACACAATTGAATAAGCCCATAGACGATGCAAGGATGTGTAAAATTTGTTATAACGGAGAGTTAGGAGTAGTATTTCTACCATGTGGACATATAGTTGCGTGTGTTAAGTGTGCCCCAGGCATGACAACTTGTGCTGTATGCAGAGAACCTGTTACTATGACCGTGCGGGCCTTCTTCTCATAG
- the Diap2 gene encoding death-associated inhibitor of apoptosis 2, translated as MNVEENRLRTFTEWPANAAVDATRIAKAGFYYSGHALEVQCFLCGIKISDWNYGDQAMARHRQAAPDCPFVQNPCSTCNVPLVPVSANNSGLASSSTEMWQENNTFEHQSVSPACQGQHPRNKYMTLAQRLQTFANWPVSSIVSPERLAKAGFYYLQHDDAVQCVYCKGILRQWEPGDDPDKQHTIEFPDCYFYIHQIDDDELYLYNIKLTSGTSSLTELGVQAHTAPKKPNYATYEGRLHTFCGWPENLKQTPEMLAGAGFYYTGLGDHVRCFHCDGGLRNWETTDDAWTEHGRWFPKCEFVNLVRGQEFIKQCIDNRRPLDPSIFEGVPEDEGTDSAEPLPTTTTVSAVLPHTQEITDATVMRLLDSSPAKYALEIGLQVERVKRALKKRLEETGIPYSDSNQLIEDILREQVMEDDSTRSVYHLTHGSRLRVDEYVTSLFYCLIYRDELCAVLNGMMQEQADNDTGQCNDDKGNTADQEIEEDKNGISSNKENESDAPDKEGHNFERKINLKSKETASLEEENRRLKEGRLCKICMDREVATVFLPCGHLATCVHCAPSLLYCPICRQKIRATVRTFLS; from the exons ATGAATGTGGAAGAAAATAGATTACGAACTTTTACCGAGTGGCCAGCAAATGCCGCAGTGGACGCAACACGAATAGCAAAAGCAGGCTTTTATTACAGTGGACATGCTCTGGAGGTGCAATGTTTTCtttgtggaataaaaatttcggaTTGGAATTATGGTGATCAAGCTATGGCTCGTCATCGGCAAGCTGCACCCGATTGTCCTTTTGTCCAAAATCCCTGTAGCACTTGTAACGTTCCATTGGTACCAGTGTCCGCTAATAATTCCGGATTAGCATCGTCGTCCACAGAAATGTGGCAAGAAAATAACACCTTCGAACATCAGTCTGTGTCTCCTGCCTGCCAAGGGCAGCATCCTCGGAATAAATATATGACCTTAGCGCAAAGATTACAAACCTTTGCTAATTGGCCAGTCTCTTCTATCGTATCGCCTGAAAGACTGGCCAAAGCTGGCTTCTACTACCTTCAACACGATGACGCG GTGCAGTGTGTGTATTGTAAAGGTATCCTAAGACAGTGGGAACCTGGCGACGATCCAGATAAGCAACATACCATAGAGTTTCCTGACTGTTATTTCTACATACACCAAATTGACGATG ACGAattgtatttatacaatataaagTTAACATCTGGCACGTCGAGCCTCACAGAGTTAGGAGTACAAGCACACACGGCTCCTAAAAAGCCAAATTATGCGACGTACGAAGGAAGATTACACACTTTCTGCGGCTGGCCAGAAAATCTTAAGCAAACTCCTGAAATGTTAGCTGGAGCAGGATTTTATTACACCG GATTGGGAGATCATGTTAGATGTTTCCATTGCGACGGCGGTTTGCGAAATTGGGAAACAACCGATGATGCATGGACCGAACATGGGAGATGGTTTCCCAAATGCGAATTCGTAAATCTTGTAAGGGGTCaagaatttataaaacaatGCATCGACAATAGACGACCTTTAGATCCATCG ATTTTTGAAGGTGTACCAGAAGATGAAGGTACAGACTCAGCTGAACCGCTGCCTACTACTACAACTGTGTCTGCAGTCTTGCCGCACACTCAAGAAATTACAGATGCAACAGTGATGAGACTACTAGATAGTTCACCGGCGAAA TATGCTCTAGAAATTGGCTTGCAAGtggaaagagtaaaacgagcattaAAAAAGCGACTGGAAGAAACTGGGATTCCGTATTCAGATTCAAATCAACTTATAGAAGATATTCTTCGTGAGCAAGTGATGGAAGATGATTCTACTAGGTCTGTCTACCACTTAACGCACGGTTCACGGTTACGCGTGGACGAATATGTCACGTCGCT ATTTTACTGTCTGATTTACAGAGATGAGTTGTGTGCTGTATTAAATGGTATGATGCAAGAGCAGGCAGATAATGATACAGGACAATGCAACGATGATAAGGGTAATACCGCTGATCAAGAAATAGAGGAAGATAAAAATGGGATAAGTTCGAATAAAGAGAATGAATCTGATGCACCTGATAAGGAAGGTCATAATTTCGAGAGAAAGATAAATTTGAAATCGAAGGAGACAG CATCTTTGGAAGAAGAAAATAGAAGACTAAAGGAAGGTCGTTTATGTAAAATTTGCATGGATCGAGAAGTAGCTACTGTATTTTTACCATGTGGACATTTAGCAACTTGCGTTCACTGTGCTCCATCTCTTCTTTACTGTCCAATATGTCGacaaaaaattcgagctactgtTCGTACATTTTTATCGTAA
- the Acat1 gene encoding acetyl-CoA acetyltransferase 1 isoform X1 → MLILKNMRKIHLIKLRSYSSKVKLNDVVIVSAARTPMGSFLGGISSIPAPQLGAVAIQAAIERARVSKDDVKEVFMGNVCQAFLGQAPARQATLFSGLPKSTICTTVNKVCASGMKSIMLASQSLQCGHQEVVLAGGMESMSNVPFYLKRGETRYGGMKLEDGIVFDGLTDVYNKFHMGNCAENTAKKLKITRDEQDEYAINSYKRSAAAYTNKAFQDELVPVNVPQKKGKPDIVFNEDEEYKRVDFTKFSKLNTVFQKEHGTVTAGNASTLNDGAAALVLTTTSVAEKMNLKPVARIIAFQDAATDPIDFPIAPSFGISKLLEGAGVNKNDIALWEINEAFSTVVVANQKLLDLDPNKINVHGGAVSLGHPIGMSGARIVVHLVHALKVGEKGVASICNGGGGASSIMIEKLCHPISSPPTLTLYTKHPCPLCDILKDDLRSSFSGRYQLQEVDITAAGNERLFKLYKYEIPVLFLEGQFLCKHRLDSELLERRLKEITL, encoded by the exons ATGTTGATATTAAAGAATATGAGAAAA ATTCATCTGATCAAACTACGATCATATAGTTCTAAGGTAAAATTAAACGATGTCGTTATAGTTAGTGCAGCTAGAACACCTATGGGATCGTTTCTTGGAGGAATATCAAGCATACCTGCACCACAACTTGGAGCTGTGGCCATACAA gcAGCAATTGAACGTGCTAGAGTTTCTAAGGATGATGTTAAAGAAGTATTTATGGGAAATGTTTGTCAAGCTTTTCTGGGTCAGGCGCCGGCCAGGCAGGCTACATTATTTTCAG gtCTTCCCAAATCAACGATATGCACAACGGTTAATAAGGTTTGCGCAAGTGGTATGAAGAGCATTATGCTTGCTTCTCAGTCATTACAATGTGGACATCAAGAAGTTGTTCTTGCCGGTGGTATGGAGTCCATGTCTAACGTACCATTTTATCTTAAACGAGGGGAGACTAGATATGGCGGTATGAAATTGGAG gaTGGGATTGTGTTTGATGGTTTAACCGACGTTTACAACAAATTTCATATGGGCAATTGTGCAGAAAATACtgcaaaaaaattgaagattacTCGCGACGAACAAGATGAATATGCTATCAACAGCTATAAAAGGAGCGCAGCAGCATACACGAATAAAGCATTCCAAGATGAACTTGTTCCAGTCAATGTGCCACAGAAGAAAGGAAAACCAGATATTGTATTTAACGAGGACGAAGAATACAAGAGAGTGGATTTTACtaaattttccaaattaaaTACAGTTTTTCAG AAAGAACACGGCACGGTAACCGCTggaaatgcatcaactttaaatGACGGAGCTGCTGCGTTAGTTTTAACTACTACAAGTGTTGCTGAGAAAATGAACCTGAAGCCTGTAGCACGAATTATTGCATTTCAAGATGCTGCAACCGATCCAATCGATTTTCCAATTGCACCGTCTTTTGGAATTTCGAAA TTACTGGAAGGTGCTGGGGTCAATAAGAACGACATAGCCCTTTGGGAAATTAACGAGGCTTTTAGTACAGTTGTGGTCGCAAATCAAAAACTGCTCGATCTCGATcctaataaaataaatgttcACGGTGGTGCTGTCTCTCTTGGGCATCCTATTGG TATGTCGGGAGCCCGGATTGTAGTACATTTAGTACATGCTCTAAAGGTTGGGGAAAAGGGCGTTGCATCGATTTGTAACGGAGGCGGTGGTGCCTCTTCGataatgattgaaaaatt GTGTCATCCGATATCTTCTCCGCCAACGTTAACATTATACACAAAACATCCGTGTCCGCTTTGTGACATTTTAAAAGACGATTTGCGATCAAGTTTCTCGGGTCGTTATCAACTGCAAGAAGTTGATATTACAGCAGCAGGGAATGAAAGACTTTTTAAGCTATACAAATACGAAATTCCAGTTCTGTTTTTGGAGGGTCAGTTTCTTTGTAAGCATCGACTAGACTCGGAACTCTTAGAGAGGAGATTGAAAGAAATAACTTTGTAA
- the Acat1 gene encoding acetyl-CoA acetyltransferase 1 isoform X2 translates to MLILKNMRKIHLIKLRSYSSKVKLNDVVIVSAARTPMGSFLGGISSIPAPQLGAVAIQAAIERARVSKDDVKEVFMGNVCQAFLGQAPARQATLFSGLPKSTICTTVNKVCASGMKSIMLASQSLQCGHQEVVLAGGMESMSNVPFYLKRGETRYGGMKLEDGIVFDGLTDVYNKFHMGNCAENTAKKLKITRDEQDEYAINSYKRSAAAYTNKAFQDELVPVNVPQKKGKPDIVFNEDEEYKRVDFTKFSKLNTVFQKEHGTVTAGNASTLNDGAAALVLTTTSVAEKMNLKPVARIIAFQDAATDPIDFPIAPSFGISKLLEGAGVNKNDIALWEINEAFSTVVVANQKLLDLDPNKINVHGGAVSLGHPIGMSGARIVVHLVHALKVGEKGVASICNGGGGASSIMIEKL, encoded by the exons ATGTTGATATTAAAGAATATGAGAAAA ATTCATCTGATCAAACTACGATCATATAGTTCTAAGGTAAAATTAAACGATGTCGTTATAGTTAGTGCAGCTAGAACACCTATGGGATCGTTTCTTGGAGGAATATCAAGCATACCTGCACCACAACTTGGAGCTGTGGCCATACAA gcAGCAATTGAACGTGCTAGAGTTTCTAAGGATGATGTTAAAGAAGTATTTATGGGAAATGTTTGTCAAGCTTTTCTGGGTCAGGCGCCGGCCAGGCAGGCTACATTATTTTCAG gtCTTCCCAAATCAACGATATGCACAACGGTTAATAAGGTTTGCGCAAGTGGTATGAAGAGCATTATGCTTGCTTCTCAGTCATTACAATGTGGACATCAAGAAGTTGTTCTTGCCGGTGGTATGGAGTCCATGTCTAACGTACCATTTTATCTTAAACGAGGGGAGACTAGATATGGCGGTATGAAATTGGAG gaTGGGATTGTGTTTGATGGTTTAACCGACGTTTACAACAAATTTCATATGGGCAATTGTGCAGAAAATACtgcaaaaaaattgaagattacTCGCGACGAACAAGATGAATATGCTATCAACAGCTATAAAAGGAGCGCAGCAGCATACACGAATAAAGCATTCCAAGATGAACTTGTTCCAGTCAATGTGCCACAGAAGAAAGGAAAACCAGATATTGTATTTAACGAGGACGAAGAATACAAGAGAGTGGATTTTACtaaattttccaaattaaaTACAGTTTTTCAG AAAGAACACGGCACGGTAACCGCTggaaatgcatcaactttaaatGACGGAGCTGCTGCGTTAGTTTTAACTACTACAAGTGTTGCTGAGAAAATGAACCTGAAGCCTGTAGCACGAATTATTGCATTTCAAGATGCTGCAACCGATCCAATCGATTTTCCAATTGCACCGTCTTTTGGAATTTCGAAA TTACTGGAAGGTGCTGGGGTCAATAAGAACGACATAGCCCTTTGGGAAATTAACGAGGCTTTTAGTACAGTTGTGGTCGCAAATCAAAAACTGCTCGATCTCGATcctaataaaataaatgttcACGGTGGTGCTGTCTCTCTTGGGCATCCTATTGG TATGTCGGGAGCCCGGATTGTAGTACATTTAGTACATGCTCTAAAGGTTGGGGAAAAGGGCGTTGCATCGATTTGTAACGGAGGCGGTGGTGCCTCTTCGataatgattgaaaaattgtaa